The Chaetodon trifascialis isolate fChaTrf1 chromosome 17, fChaTrf1.hap1, whole genome shotgun sequence genome has a segment encoding these proteins:
- the LOC139346065 gene encoding gastrula zinc finger protein XlCGF57.1-like, with protein MHLFSFKVSILKEDVQQLLVSQEEDPPEQQDCLDSLDQEDPPELPHIKEEQEELWTNQEGEQLGGLEEADLSKFTLSVPVKSEEEADEEEPQSSQLDQRQTEQMNTGSDGEDCRGPGPDRNFNPDRLQPATHDTTSDSSEPELDDSCDWEPPSGLKPLQNNEECGSDMECNSGKTSVSSCATSLGSKEHLQKDNGIHTGVKPFSCPVCGKGFTQSSDLTPHLRVHTGEKPFTCSVCEANFSCRSSLSKHMQIHTGEKPYSCSICGKRFTQDASLRRHLTVHTGEKPFNCTVCGKGFVRKSHLRDHLIVHTGEKRFSCSICGQRFTQHSSLRQHSTVHTGEKPFNCTVCGKGFARKSDVRRHLIVHTGEKICSCSICGQRFTQHSSLRQHSTVHTGEKPFNCTVCGKGFARKSDMRRHSMVHTGEKPFSCTVCGFLRKSHLRDHLTVHRGEKPFSCTVCGKEFAQKSNLSQHMNIHTEEKPLKKHKCAGESSGSK; from the exons ATGCATCTGTTCTCATTTAAAGTTTCCATTTTGAAGGAAG acgtccagcagctgttggtgagtcaagaagaggatcctcctgagcagcaggactgtctggacagtctggaccaggaggacccaccAGAGCTGCcgcacattaaagaggaacaggaggaactgtggaccaatcaggagggagagcagctcggagggctggaggaggctgatctCAGTAAGTTCACACTCagtgtccctgtgaagagtgaagaagaggctgatgaagaggaacctcagtcctcacagcttgatcagagacaaactgaacagatgaacacaggatctgatggagaggactgtagaggaccaggaccagacagGAACTTTAATCCAGATCGTTTACAACCAGCTACTCATGACACGACTTCAGACTCCTCTGAACCTGAGCTGGACGACAGTTGTGACTGGGAACCTCCGTCAGGTTTGAAGCCTCTGCAAAACAATGAGGAATGTGGAAGTGATATGGAATGTAATAGTGGAAAAACCTCAGTCAGCTCTTGTGCTACAAGCCTTGGCTCAAAGGAACATCTGCAGAAAGACAATGGAATCCACACAGGAGTGAAACCATTTAGTTGTCCAGTCTGTGGTAAAGGATTCACACAAAGCTCAGATTTGACCCCACATTTACGAGTTCATACGGGAGAAAAACCTTTCACATGCTCAGTTTGTGAAGCTAATTTCAGTTGCAGAAGCAGTTtgtccaaacacatgcaaatccacacaggggagaaaccctACAGTTGCTCAATCTGTGGTAAAAGATTCACACAAGATGCATCTCTGAGACGACACTTGACAGTCCACACAGGGGAAAAACCATTcaattgtacagtttgtggtaaaggatttgtACGAAAATCACATTTGAGAGATCACTTGATcgtccacacaggggagaaaagATTTAGCTGTTCAATCTGTGGTCAAAGATTCACACAACATTCATCTCTGAGACAACACTCaactgtccacacaggggagaaaccattcaatTGTACggtttgtggtaaaggatttgcacgAAAATCTGATGTGAGACGACACTTGATcgtccacacaggggagaaaatATGTAGTTGTTCAATCTGTGGTCAAAGATTCACACAACATTCATCTCTGAGACAACACTCaactgtccacacaggggagaaaccattcaattgtacagtttgtggtaaaggatttgcacgAAAATCTGATATGAGACGCCACTCGAtggtccacacaggggagaaaccattcagttgtacagtttgtg gatttcTACGGAAATCACATTTAAGAGATCACTTGACTGTCCACAGAGGGGAGAAACCATTtagttgtacagtttgtggtaaagaaTTTGCACAAAAATCAAATTTGAGCCAACACATGAACattcacacagaggaaaaac CtctgaaaaaacacaagtgtGCTGGTGAGAGCAGTGGAAgtaaatga
- the LOC139346066 gene encoding zinc finger protein 501-like, with amino-acid sequence MSKVQTLRAFVEQRLTAAAEEIIELFERTIAEYEEELCGQRKLLDAVFQPEVRLHRADVQQLLVSQEEDPPEQQDCLDSLDQEDPPELPHIKEEQEELWTNQEGEQLGGLEEADLSKFTLSVPVKSEEEADEEEPQSSQLDQRQTEQMNTGSDGEDCRGPGPDRNFNPDRLQPATHDTTSDSSEPETDNSCDWEPPSGLKPLNNEECGSDMECNSGKTSVSSCATSLGSKEHLQKDNGIQTGVKPFSCSVCGKGFKRSSDLTSHLRVHTGEKPFKCSVCETNFSCRSSLSKHMRIHTGEKPYSCSVCGKRFTQDVTLRQHLTVHTGEKPFSCTVCGKRFVRKFDLRGHFTVHTGEQPFHCTVCGKGFLRKSHLRDHLTVHTGEKPFGCTVCGKGFAQKSNLSQHMNIHTGEKRFSCSICGQRFTKHSSLRKHSMVHTGEKPFSCSVCNERFTERSSLKKHKCAGESSGSK; translated from the exons atgtctaaagtccaaacgctgagagcttttgtggagcagcgactaactgcggctgctgaagagataattgagctgtttgaaagaacgatagcagagtacgaggaggaactttgtggacaaagaaaactactggacgctgttttccagcctgaagtccgcttacacagagcag atgtccagcagctgttggtgagtcaagaagaggatcctcctgagcagcaggactgtctggacagtctggaccaggaggacccaccAGAGCTGCCGCACattaaagaggagcaggaggaactgtggaccaatcaggagggagagcagctcggagggctggaggaggctgatctCAGTAAGTTCACACTCagtgtccctgtgaagagtgaagaagaggctgatgaagaggaacctcagtcctcacagcttgatcagagacaaactgaacagatgaacacaggatctgatggagaggactgtagaggaccaggaccagacagGAACTTTAATCCAGATCGTTTACAACCAGCTACTCATGACACGACTTCAGACTCCTCTGAACCTGAGACAGACAACAGTTGTGACTGGGAACCTCCGTCAGGTTTGAAGCCTCTGAACAATGAAGAATGTGGAAGTGATATGGAATGTAATAGTGGAAAAACCTCAGTCAGCTCTTGTGCTACAAGCCTTGGCTCAAAGGAACATCTGCAGAAAGACAATGGAATCCAAACAGGAGTGAAACCATTTagttgttcagtctgtggtaAAGGATTCAAACGAAGCTCAGATTTGACCTCACATTTACGAGTTCATACAGGAGAAAAACCTTTCAAATGCTCAGTTTGTGAAACTAATTTCAGTTGCAGAAGCAGTTTGTCCAAACACATGCgaatccacacaggggagaaaccctACAGTTGCTCAGTCTGTGGTAAAAGATTCACACAAGATGTAACTCTGAGACAACActtgactgtccacacaggggagaaaccatttagttgtacagtttgtggtaaaagaTTTGTACGAAAATTTGATTTGAGAGGACACTTtactgtccacacaggggaaCAGCCATTCCATTgcacagtttgtggtaaaggatttcTACGAAAATCACATTTAAGAGATCActtgactgtccacacaggggagaaaccatttggttgtacagtttgtggtaaaggatttgcacaAAAATCAAATTTGAGCCAACACATGAAcatccacacaggggagaaacgaTTTAGTTGTTCAATCTGTGGTCAAAGATTCACAAAACATTCATCTTTGAGAAAACACTCAAtggtccacacaggggagaaaccatttaGTTGCAGCGTTTGCAATGAAAGATTCACTGAACGTTCTTCtctgaaaaaacacaagtgtGCTGGTGAGAGCAGTGGAAgtaaatga